Proteins co-encoded in one Chitinophagales bacterium genomic window:
- a CDS encoding sigma-70 family RNA polymerase sigma factor, translating into MLEDFNDWLQDFKAGKREAVNVLYDEFRSSFVHWILKKHNCSEEDAVDIFQDAIIALYKNAKAGKLENLTSQLKTYLFAIGKNIFLSQLRQRKETTSDAPLEFTESSEIRAQDMLQSMDRKKMIARLLKQMQHPCQRILYLFFYRQYSIEAIQKDLNYKSQDVVKTQKRRCIKALQAQMAKEFKRDDI; encoded by the coding sequence ATGTTAGAAGACTTTAATGATTGGCTGCAAGACTTCAAAGCTGGTAAAAGAGAGGCGGTCAATGTATTGTATGATGAATTTAGGTCTTCTTTTGTGCATTGGATATTGAAAAAGCACAATTGCAGTGAAGAAGATGCGGTAGATATTTTTCAAGATGCCATTATTGCTTTGTATAAAAATGCAAAGGCTGGAAAATTGGAGAATTTAACAAGTCAGTTGAAAACCTATCTTTTTGCGATAGGTAAAAACATTTTTTTGTCGCAGCTGCGCCAACGAAAAGAGACTACTTCTGATGCTCCTTTGGAATTTACGGAATCTTCTGAAATAAGGGCGCAGGATATGCTGCAATCTATGGATAGAAAAAAGATGATTGCTCGCTTGTTGAAACAAATGCAGCATCCCTGCCAGCGTATTTTATACCTTTTTTTCTATCGTCAATACTCGATTGAGGCGATTCAAAAAGACTTGAACTATAAGAGTCAAGATGTTGTAAAGACACAAAAGAGAAGGTGTATCAAAGCACTGCAAGCGCAGATGGCTAAGGAATTTAAACGAGATGATATTTAA